A genomic segment from Sparus aurata chromosome 10, fSpaAur1.1, whole genome shotgun sequence encodes:
- the LOC115590035 gene encoding dickkopf-related protein 2-like: protein MTRQLVLMVSLALVLLLARSRGGEARVRLNSIRTVILREGHALPLNRSTWEPSLDLTLYQCMSDLECSEGSYCHAPTKGPAHSRCQTCRRRKRRCHRDGMCCPGNRCSHNVCVPDQDSFLSQRIPDSDGDMSLLSKKKGWRKRGRMEVKAASGQVGDPCLRSSDCSDSLCCARHFWTRICKPVLREGQVCTRHRRKGNHGLELFQRCPCGEGLSCRTLREPGAHQPPSTAASSSSLLAAVAKSKFAGSSSSSRHSSPHTSLLSSSSKPSPPSLSPVAAKTRLHVCQKN, encoded by the exons ATGACGCGTCAGTTGGTGCTGATGGTGAGTCTCGCGCTCGTGCTGCTGCTGGCGCGCTCCCGCGGCGGGGAGGCGCGCGTCCGCCTGAACTCCATCAGGACGGTGATCCTGAGGGAGGGGCACGCGCTGCCGCTGAACAGGAGCACGTGGGAGCCCAGCCTGGACCTGacg CTGTATCAGTGCATGAGCGACCTGGAGTGCAGCGAGGGCAGCTACTGTCACGCCCCCACCAAAGGCCCCGCCCACTCACGCTGCCAGACCTGCCGCAGGAGGAAGAGGCGTTGCCATAGAGACGGCATGTGTTGCCCGGGCAACCGCTGCAGCCACA ACGTCTGTGTTCCGGACCAGGACAGCTTCCTGTCTCAGAGGATCCCGGACTCAGACGGAGACATGAGTCTTCTGTCCAAGAAGAAAGgctggaggaagagagggaggatggaggtGAAGGCGGCCTCAG GTCAGGTCGGAGATCCCTGCCTTCGCTCCTCAGACtgttctgacagtttgtgctgCGCCCGTCACTTCTGGACTCGCATCTGCAAGCCGGTGTTGCGGGAGGGACAGGTTTGCACGCGACACCGCCGGAAGGGGAACCACGGCCTGGAGCTGTTCCAGCGCTGCCCCTGTGGAGAAGGACTCAGCTGCCGGACGCTGCGAGAGCCCGGCGCCCATCAGCCACCATCGACGGCGGCGTCTTCGTCATCACTGCTGGCGGCGGTGGCAAAGTCCAAGTTTGCGGGGTCCTCTTCCTCGTCCCGCCACTCCTCCCCTCACACTTCACTGCTGTCCTCGTCCTCGAAGCCTTCGCCACCGTCACTGTCGCCTGTGGCGGCAAAGACGAGACTTCACGTGTGccagaaaaactaa